The stretch of DNA ACAATATATGACTTCCTAAAAAAACAAGATAAAAACTTGAAAGACTCGACTAAGATTGACGGGGTGCAAAAGTCGCTGGATGAAAACGCGGCGGACCTCCAGCAACTGAAATCGAATTTGCAATCGATGATCCAGGATTTGGAACGGGGAGAGCATCCCGCTGTGGAGCTTGTCCAACAGTCGCAAGAGCTTTCCGATAGATTGTCGGAAAATGCGGGGCAACTACAGAAGAATTATGAAACCGTCGTCCGTCCGCAAGTCGGGAAGCTGATTGAGCAACTGACGGACCTCTCAACTGGGATGGCTGGTCGGTTGGATCAAGTTGGCAAAGTGAATGGAATCGCGTTGGAAGCCGTGAAGCGTCTAAACGATAAACGGGATTCCATCGATTGGAGTTCCAAGAAGGAAGAAATCGACCGCATGGCGGGGCAGGTGAATAACAGCCTGAACAGAGTGGAAACGATTGTCAAGCTGTTGGAAGTTGCCGGGAAAGTTACGAGCAGCGACCGTCTTGCCAGCATGGAAGAGAAGATCAAATCGCTGCAAAGTTCTTTGGAGAAAACGAACGAAATCTTAACTACCATTCAAAAGGCGATTGAAAATGGAGAGAATCCGAGCTTAAATTTGCTGGATGATTTACAACAGCAACTCGAATCGTCCCATTCCAAAATCGAGGAACTGAAGAAGAAGTTCGGCGTGGACGGCAAGCTCGCTCTGGAGCAAGCAGCGAAACGACTAGAAGATATTGACAAGGATATGCGCCAGAAATACGAGGAGCTGCAACAGTCAAAAGCGACTGTGGACGGCAAGCTGGAGTCCTTGTTGGATTCCGCCCAAAATCCTGTTAGGACAATCGGTGCCTTGGAAAAAGTTGTGGACCGGGTCGACCGTGGTTTGAGTACGGTTGATTCCATCCAAGGGGGGCTACGGGATATCCAGGAGTTTGTCGACTCGGACACGATTTCCGACCAGGTGGAGCGGATTAAAGTCTTGCAGGCAGACTTGCAAAAAGCGAACGCCTCAATCGACGATGTCATTGGCCGCATAGAAGAGGCGAAAGTGAACGGCAAAAAGCGGCTGGACGACATCGACCACCTGGCGGAAAGGATGGATCGGTCCCTCGAAGATATGATTACTTTTGTAAGTGGCGACTTTGCCCGCCAGTATAAAACGGTCATGCGGGACGCCACGAAGGCCTTGTATGACGTATCGGACGTGTTGGACGATGTGAACGCCAAAATCCCGAAAGTGCAGGATGCCCTTCAAAAGGTGGCGAAAGGGGTCGACGAAGGGAAAGAAAAACTCGCAATGGCGAATGAAATTTTCCCAGAAGCGAATGAAACGGTCAATACACTGGCCAAAAAAATACGGAGATTGGAAGAGGACGGGGATCTCGACAAGCTGCTCCATGTGCTCAACACGGATCCGACGGGCGTCAGCGATTTCCTAGCATCCCCTGTCGTGTTGGATGAACACGCCTTGTACCCGATTCCGAACTACGGATCCGCCATGAACCCGTTCTATACGACGCTTTCCTTATGGGTCGGGGCCCTATTGCTCGTCTCCACGCTCAAAGTGGATATCGATGAGAAGAGGTTGTACAAGAGCTATGAAATATACGCGGGCCGTCTGATCACGTTCATGGGTCTCGGTATGGTGCAAGCCTTAATCGTGACGGTCGGCAACTTATTCATCATGCATACGTATGTCGTCAACAAGCTGCCATATGTCCTGTTTGGCGTATTGATCAGCGCTGTTTTCGTCTCCATTGTTTATACACTTGTCTCCGTATTCGGAAATACAGGGAAAGTGCTGGCTATCATTCTCATGGTCATGCAGCTCGGAGGATCGGGCGGGACCTTCCCGATCCAGATGGCGCCGCCGTTCTTCCAAAGTATCCATGCGTTTCTCCCGTTCACGCACGCCATCACCCTATTAAGGGAAGCAATCGGCGGCATCATTTGGGAAATCGCTTGGAAGCAAATTCTCTACTTGTTTATCTATTTCCTGCTCGCCCTTATCGCGGGAGTCGGCTTGAAGAAGTTCTTCAATAAGTCGAGTGACAAATTCATGGAGAAGGCGAAGGAAAGCAAGATTGTGATTTGAGTGTGGAGGATACCTGCTTTCTGTGCGAGCCCGATCGTTTCTAGTTAACTAAAGATGGAGGTGAGTGGATGGACCGGAAAGATGAAATTGCACAAGCCGCCGAAAAATCGTTTTCCCTGTTCGGCTACAAAGCGACAACAATGGACCAAATCGCTAAGATCGCGAACGTCGGGAAAGGGACGATCTACACATTCTTTTCTAATAAGGAAGAACTGTTCCAAACCATTGTATGGCAGATGGTAGAAGAGATGAAACACGCCTCCGACCAATGCGCCGTGGAGGGCGCCTCCTTTGAAGAAAAGGCTCACGCCCGGATTATGGAACTACTCAAATTCCGGGAGACTCATAAATTGTATATAAAACTGATTGAAGAAGAAAACGAGCTTCGCACACTCGCCGTCAGCGAGATGCTGCAATCGGTGGAGAAAGAGATCCTCCGATTCATCCAAACCAAAATTGAACGCGGCATTGTTAGTGGGGAGCTTAAGCCTTGCGACAGCAAATTGGTCGCGTTCTTGCTCTACAAATCCTACATGGCACTAGTCATCGACTGGAATAAAACCCACAATCGTCAGTTGGGAGAAGAGGAGATCGCGCAGCTATTAAGCCAGACGGTATTCTCGGGCTTGATGGGGACGTTATGCAACTAGCGTTAGGTGCTGCACCCGGACAATTACC from Bacillus sp. OxB-1 encodes:
- a CDS encoding YhgE/Pip domain-containing protein encodes the protein MKNIFNIVKIDFRNISRNKAALIVIAAVAFLPSLYAWLNILASWDPYSNTKGVNVAVVSEDLGTEVQGQKFNVGDEVIVSLTKNDNLGWQFVPKEDAIKGVRHGDYYAAIIIPEDFSEKLSSVTTEEITKPQLEYYINEKINAISPKVAKSGASAVMENIQSSFVEETNKTVLEIFNSLGLELENNMGNIDKLRDTIYQLEAGMPEIYAQLQLADQGLDLAEKSIDRVGDTLDEADVVHSKAKKLNGQLLDRLKESEQAADRAVAGIEENLREAQTVFRNIPQFTSEAAGKGADLDRLISSLEDKQVKLDDTSDRLQTIYDFLKKQDKNLKDSTKIDGVQKSLDENAADLQQLKSNLQSMIQDLERGEHPAVELVQQSQELSDRLSENAGQLQKNYETVVRPQVGKLIEQLTDLSTGMAGRLDQVGKVNGIALEAVKRLNDKRDSIDWSSKKEEIDRMAGQVNNSLNRVETIVKLLEVAGKVTSSDRLASMEEKIKSLQSSLEKTNEILTTIQKAIENGENPSLNLLDDLQQQLESSHSKIEELKKKFGVDGKLALEQAAKRLEDIDKDMRQKYEELQQSKATVDGKLESLLDSAQNPVRTIGALEKVVDRVDRGLSTVDSIQGGLRDIQEFVDSDTISDQVERIKVLQADLQKANASIDDVIGRIEEAKVNGKKRLDDIDHLAERMDRSLEDMITFVSGDFARQYKTVMRDATKALYDVSDVLDDVNAKIPKVQDALQKVAKGVDEGKEKLAMANEIFPEANETVNTLAKKIRRLEEDGDLDKLLHVLNTDPTGVSDFLASPVVLDEHALYPIPNYGSAMNPFYTTLSLWVGALLLVSTLKVDIDEKRLYKSYEIYAGRLITFMGLGMVQALIVTVGNLFIMHTYVVNKLPYVLFGVLISAVFVSIVYTLVSVFGNTGKVLAIILMVMQLGGSGGTFPIQMAPPFFQSIHAFLPFTHAITLLREAIGGIIWEIAWKQILYLFIYFLLALIAGVGLKKFFNKSSDKFMEKAKESKIVI
- a CDS encoding TetR/AcrR family transcriptional regulator, which gives rise to MDRKDEIAQAAEKSFSLFGYKATTMDQIAKIANVGKGTIYTFFSNKEELFQTIVWQMVEEMKHASDQCAVEGASFEEKAHARIMELLKFRETHKLYIKLIEEENELRTLAVSEMLQSVEKEILRFIQTKIERGIVSGELKPCDSKLVAFLLYKSYMALVIDWNKTHNRQLGEEEIAQLLSQTVFSGLMGTLCN